A single region of the bacterium genome encodes:
- a CDS encoding AAA family ATPase, translating to MTAVVAASLREGAGKTTVLLGLARAAGKSRYVKPLGDHLVYRMKRQWDQDAALMNHALGLGAEPESLTIGFEPSRIRYTHPGGVDEALDAMLMANGDAPLFIEAGRDLAAGASADLDAVSLVQKAGATLLLVLDEDDDRVLDAAAFVARVCAGKAARIGLVVNKVRDTADFRATIAPQIAKMGLALWGVIPHEPALQELCVATIADRLFAKVLAGEGALTHRVRNILVGAMSADAVLRSPVMKREDRLLITSGERDDMLLAALRTDCVGVIATNNTPPAPPVIARFVEADIPLLLARGDTFAVATQVHEIRPLLTENDDEKIEIAASLVAANIDAKAILDQFS from the coding sequence ATGACCGCCGTCGTGGCCGCATCGCTTCGCGAAGGCGCCGGAAAAACCACCGTGCTGCTTGGCCTGGCCCGCGCCGCCGGCAAGTCGCGCTACGTCAAGCCGCTCGGCGATCACCTCGTCTACCGCATGAAGCGGCAGTGGGATCAGGACGCCGCGCTCATGAACCACGCCCTCGGCCTTGGCGCCGAGCCCGAAAGCCTGACGATCGGCTTCGAGCCTTCCCGCATCCGGTACACGCACCCCGGCGGCGTCGACGAGGCGCTCGACGCGATGCTCATGGCGAACGGCGACGCGCCGCTCTTTATCGAAGCGGGGCGCGATCTGGCCGCGGGCGCGTCGGCGGATCTGGACGCCGTCAGCCTGGTACAAAAGGCCGGCGCGACGCTTCTTCTCGTGCTCGACGAAGACGACGACCGCGTGCTCGACGCCGCCGCGTTCGTCGCGCGCGTGTGCGCGGGCAAAGCCGCGCGCATCGGGCTTGTCGTCAACAAGGTGCGCGACACGGCCGATTTTCGCGCCACTATCGCGCCGCAAATCGCGAAGATGGGCCTTGCGCTCTGGGGCGTGATTCCGCACGAGCCGGCGCTCCAGGAGTTGTGCGTCGCCACCATCGCCGACCGCCTGTTCGCCAAGGTGTTGGCGGGCGAGGGCGCCCTGACGCATCGCGTGCGCAACATCCTCGTCGGCGCCATGAGCGCGGACGCCGTGCTGCGCTCGCCGGTCATGAAACGCGAGGACCGCCTGCTCATCACCTCCGGCGAGCGGGACGATATGCTGCTCGCGGCGCTTCGGACGGACTGCGTCGGCGTGATCGCCACCAACAACACTCCCCCCGCGCCGCCGGTCATCGCCCGCTTCGTCGAGGCCGACATCCCGCTGCTGCTCGCCCGCGGCGATACCTTCGCCGTCGCGACGCAGGTCCACGAGATCCGTCCGCTGCTGACCGAAAACGACGACGAGAAGATCGAGATCGCGGCAAGTCTCGTCGCGGCGAACATCGACGCCAAGGCAATTCTGGATCAATTTTCGTAA